A genomic stretch from Helianthus annuus cultivar XRQ/B chromosome 1, HanXRQr2.0-SUNRISE, whole genome shotgun sequence includes:
- the LOC110929017 gene encoding uncharacterized protein LOC110929017 has product MVVATKNGATPFMGKSHTCHPQEQEKNYYGSTKKILTGIWKTIVETKKDLTKRGVDIVRSLTSKIGVGDKTLFWVDTWYGDKPLKEKFPLIYQLAKEKRAKVQDNYTRPNGGVLWDWAWHKTPSTVNERQQMEELLGMLNQVRLSERSDYWIWNGGENQDFSVKAVRSTLARNINLNETADDFFWNNWATQKCSMFVRRAIKGKIPTATKLRERGVPVLSGMCGVCDSEEETPDHVLVKCRVAENVWEQVSRWVKMDTASKPATLAEVFSSLNDFNWPKAKKKAVHAIFLLTTWVIWKNRNEKIFRSRAGETYRMIEEIKEESYHWMKQRSKVHLESWEKWLYFSW; this is encoded by the coding sequence ATGGTGGTGGCGACTAAAAATGGAGCCACACCATTTATGGGTAAAAGTCATACATGCCATCCACAAGAACAAGAGAAGAATTACTATGGTTCCACTAAAAAAATTCTGACAGGGATATGGAAAACAATAGTAGAAACAAAGAAGGATTTGACCAAAAGAGGGGTGGATATTGTAAGAAGCCTTACAAGCAAAATAGGTGTAGGAGACAAAACCTTATTCTGGGTAGACACGTGGTACGGAGACAAGCCATTAAAGGAAAAATTCCCTCTCATTTATCAACTCGCCAAAGAGAAAAGAGCAAAAGTTCAGGATAACTACACGAGACCTAATGGTGGAGTCTTATGGGATTGGGCATGGCATAAAACACCCAGTACTGTTAATGAAAGACAACAGATGGAGGAATTGCTGGGAATGTTGAATCAAGTGAGATTATCGGAAAGAAGTGACTATTGGATATGGAATGGGGGAGAAAATCAGGACTTCTCGGTGAAAGCGGTAAGAAGTACTTTGGCACGGAACATAAATTTAAACGAAACAGCGGATGATTTTTTCTGGAATAATTGGGCAACACAGAAGTGCAGTATGTTCGTACGGAGAGCAATAAAAGGTAAAATTCCGACAGCCACAAAATTAAGAGAAAGAGGAGTCCCGGTTCTGAGCGGAATGTGTGGAGTGTGCGACAGTGAAGAAGAAACACCGGATCACGTCCTTGTTAAGTGTAGGGTAGCGGAAAACGTCTGGGAACAAGTCAGCAGGTGGGTCAAAATGGATACGGCATCAAAACCAGCCACACTCGCAGAGGTATTCAGTTCGCTGAACGATTTCAACTGGCCAAAGGCGAAGAAGAAAGCGGTACACGCAATTTTTCTGTTAACAACTTGGGTTATTTGgaaaaatagaaatgaaaaaaTATTCAGATCAAGAGCCGGCGAGACATACAGAATGATCGAAGAAATCAAAGAAGAATCGTATCATTGGATGAAACAAAGATCAAAGGTGCACTTGGAATCATGGGAAAAATGGCTTTACTTTTCTTGGTGA